Proteins co-encoded in one Brassica rapa cultivar Chiifu-401-42 chromosome A02, CAAS_Brap_v3.01, whole genome shotgun sequence genomic window:
- the LOC103850856 gene encoding inactive leucine-rich repeat receptor-like protein kinase CORYNE has product MEQRRRRNINTLSLLLLFFLAFTSTTATTSSCRRRAVKHLSTTQATPLQSRITPKVIVLSIVSGVLTGLLSALALAFLVRCIVKYMKQTPILKGPVVFSPKITPKSLHAALGNSIHLLGSDPNGKYHKTVLDNGLVVAVKKLSYSSPEGGATSKSVKRRLQKELELLAGLRHRNIMSLRAYVRESNEFSLVYDYLPNGSLEDVMSKVRGNEMELGWEVRLRIAVGIVKGLQYLHFGCEEQQILHYNLKPTNVVLDSEFEPRLTDCGLAKIMLSSQTAVVSCYSAPESSKSNRYTEKSDVFSFGMILGVLLTGKDPTQPFCVNGASGGSLGLWLKHLQQSGESREALDESILGEEVEEDEMLMALRITIVCLSDFPADRPSSDELVHMLTQLHSF; this is encoded by the exons ATggagcaaagaagaagaagaaacatcaacactctctctctcctcttacTCTTCTTCTTAGCCTTCACTTCAACAACAGCCACAACCTCAAGCTGTCGGCGAAGAGCTGTGAAACACTTATCCACAACTCAAGCTACGCCACTCCAATCAAGAATCACTCCCAAGGTTATAGTACTTAGCATCGTTTCAGGTGTTCTAACAGGGCTGCTCTCGGCCTTAGCCTTAGCCTTCTTGGTCCGTTGCATCGTCAAGTACATGAAACAAACACCAATCCTCAAAGGCCCCGTGGTGTTCTCCCCCAAGATCACACCAAAGTCTCTCCACGCAGCTCTTGGCAACAGCATCCACCTCCTTGGCTCGGACCCTAACGGTAAATACCACAAAACGGTGCTCGATAACGGTCTAGTGGTTGCGGTGAAGAAGCTAAGCTACAGCTCACCAGAAGGAGGAGCAACTAGCAAGTCGGTTAAGAGAAGGCTGCAGAAGGAGCTCGAGCTTCTTGCTGGTCTAAGGCACAGGAACATCATGAGCCTTAGAGCTTATGTACGCGAATCAAACGAGTTCTCTCTTGTCTACGATTACTTGCCCAACGGTAGCCTTGAGGATGTGATGAGTAAAGTTAGAGGGAATGAGATGGAGCTTGGTTGGGAGGTTAGGCTGAGGATTGCCGTTGGGATTGTGAAAGGGCTTCAGTATCTTCATTTCGGCTGTGAGGAGCAACAGATTCTTCATTATAACTTGAAGCCTACGAATGTGGTGTTGGATTCTGAGTTTGAGCCTAGGCTTACTGATTGCGGTTTGGCTAAGATCATGCTTAGTTCACAGACAGCAGTAGTGTCTTGCTACTCTGCTCCTGAGTCATCTAAAAGTAACAG ATATACAGAGAAAAGTGATGTGTTTAGCTTTGGGATGATATTGGGTGTTCTTTTAACCGGAAAAGACCCCACGCAACCTTTTTGTGTGAATGGTGCAAGCGGAGGTAGCTTAGGACTGTGGCTTAAGCATTTGCAGCAATCAGGGGAATCAAGAGAAGCATTAGATGAGAGTATACTTGGGGAGGAAGTGGAGGAAGATGAGATGTTAATGGCTTTACGGATCACCATCGTCTGCCTTTCTGACTTTCCTGCAGACCGGCCTTCAAGTGATGAGCTTGTCCACATGCTTACACAACTCCACAGCTTTTAG
- the LOC103850857 gene encoding aspartokinase 1, chloroplastic, whose translation MAAAARVQCHNNTSLTGSPLPRRRRNSPTLHFSPNRVNFTPLKWIGDGSSSCTRMVSGPSLKGGTTTVRAALEEEKKTDAVSEVVEEEKRFTCVMKFGGSSVATAERMREVADLVLTFPEESPVIVLSAMGKTTNNLLLAGEKAVSCGVSNASEIEELSVIKELHLRTVKELEIDPSVVSSFLEELEQLLKGIAMMKELTLRTRDYLVSFGECLSTRIFAAYLNKIGVKARQYDAFEIGFITTDDFTNGDILEATYPAVAKRLYDDWMDDPAVPVVTGFLGKGWKTCAVTTLGRGGSDLTATTIGKALGLQEIQVWKDVDGVLTCDPTIYKRATPVPFLTFDEAAELAYFGAQVLHPQSMRPAREGGIPVRVKNSYNPKAPGTIITKTRDMTKTVLTSIVLKRNVTMLDIASTRMLGQVGFLAKVFSIFEDLEISVDVVATSEVSISLTLDPSKLWSRELIQQELDHVVEELEKIAVVNLAKGRAIISLIGNVQHSSLILERAFHVLWTKGINVQMISQGASKVNISLIVNDAEAEGCVEALHKSFFESGDLSELLIQPRLGNGSPVRTMQVEN comes from the exons atgGCGGCTGCTGCTAGGGTTCAGTGTCATAACAATACCTCTCTCACCGGATCACCACTCCCCCGCCGCCGCCGCAACTCGCCGACGCTACACTTTTCTCCAAATCGCGTCAATTTCACACCGCTGAAATGGATCGGAGACGGCTCATCTTCCTGCACAAGGATGGTTTCAGGTCCATCCCTCAAAGGCGGCACCACTACTGTACGAGCTGCGTtggaagaggagaagaagacagaCGCGGTCAGTGAGGTagtagaagaagagaagaggttCACGTGCGTGATGAAGTTCGGAGGATCATCGGTGGCGACGGCGGAGAGGATGAGGGAGGTGGCGGATTTGGTTTTGACGTTTCCTGAAGAGAGTCCCGTCATTGTTCTTTCTGCGATGGGGAAGACTACTAACAACCTCTTGCTT GCGGGAGAGAAGGCGGTTAGTTGTGGTGTTTCTAATGCTTCTGAGATCGAGGAGTTGAGCGTTATCAAGGAGTTGCATCTCAG GACAGTGAAGGAACTCGAGATCGACCCCTCTGTTGTTTCGT CATTTTTGGAAGAACTGGAGCAACTCCTTAAAGGTATAGCCATGATGAAGGAGCTGACACTTAGAACCAGAGACTACTTAGTCTCTTTTGGAGAGTGCTTGTCCACAAGGATTTTCGCAGCTTATCTTAATAAAATTGGAGTCAAGGCACGCCAA TATGATGCATTTGAAATTGGTTTCATCACAACGGATGACTTCACTAATGGAGATATCTTGGAAGCAACTTATCCAGCTGTTGCCAAGAGATTATATGATGATTGGATGGATGATCCTGCTGTCCCAGTTGTAACAGGTTTCCTTGGAAAG GGTTGGAAAACTTGTGCGGTTACTACCTTGGGTAGGGGTGGCAGTGATTTGACGGCAACCACAATTGGTAAAGCATTGGGTTTGCAAGAGATTCAG GTGTGGAAAGATGTTGATGGTGTTCTAACATGTGACCCTACTATTTATAAACGAGCTACACCAGTACCTTTTCTAACGTTCGATGAAGCAGCCGAGCTAGCTTATTTTGGTGCACAG GTGTTGCATCCACAGTCAATGAGACCAGCAAGAGAAGGTGGGATTCCTGTTAGGGTGAAAAATTCTTATAACCCTAAAGCTCCTGGAACTATCATCACTAAAACAAGAGACATGACCAAG ACAGTTTTAACGAGCATTGTTCTGAAACGCAATGTGACCATGCTGGATATAGCAAGCACCCGAATGCTTGGTCAAGTTGGCTTTCTTGCCAAG GTATTTTCGATATTTGAGGATCTTGAAATATCCGTAGATGTTGTTGCCACTAGTGAAGTCAGCATATCTCTGACACTGGACCCGTCAAAGCTTTGGAGCAGGGAACTGATTCAACAG GAGCTTGATCATGTAGTTGAAGAACTTGAGAAAATTGCAGTTGTGAATCTTGCAAAaggaagagcaatcatctctcTAATCGGAAATGTTCAACACTCCTCCCTGATTCTAGAGAGG GCGTTTCATGTTCTTTGGACCAAAGGCATCAATGTCCAGATGATATCACAAGGAGCATCCAAGGTTAACATTTCCCTTATAGTAAATGATGCTGAAGCTGAAGGATGCGTGGAGGCTCTTCACAAATCCTTCTTCGAGAGCGGTGACCTCTCAGAGTTATTGATACAACCCAGACTTGGCAACGGGTCACCTGTTAGGACAATGCAAGTAGAGAACTGA